The DNA window GAGAGCAGCCGGCGGAGAAAGCTCATGCCGAGGTCTCCGAAGCGCCAATGCGCGGATCAAGGACGGCGTAGAGCAGATCGACAACAAGATTGACGAGGATCACCAGCACCGCCGACGTCAGGATGATGCCGATCAACAGCGGCGCATCGCGGCCGGCCACCGCCTCCTGGGCCAGCCGTCCGAAGCCGGGAATGGCGAAGACGCTCTCGATGACCACCGAGCCGCCCAGCATGCCGGCCGATTGCAATCCAAGCACGGTGATCAGCGGCAACAGCGCCGCCCGCGCGACGTGCCGCCAGATGATGCGGCGACGGGTGAGCCCCTTGGCACGCGCCGCCAGTATGAAGTCCTGCCGCCAGATCTCAGCCATGGCGGTGCGCATCACCCGGAGAAACAAGGCAAGATAGATGAAGCCGAGGGCGGCGACCGGCAGCGCCAGATGGCGGGCGATGTCGAGGCCACGGGCAAGGCCGTGCTTGCCGGAGGCGATGGTCTCGATGCCGGCGATCGGCAGCCATCTGAGCGAAACCGAAAAGATCAGCACCAGCACGAGCCCCAGCCAGAAACCGGGGATGGCGTAGAGCGTCAGCGCGCCGATCGACAAGGCACGGTCGCGGAAGGAGCCCGGCCGGCTGCCGGCAACGACGCCCAAGAGCGAGCCGAGGCCGAAGGACAAGGCGGTGGCCGACCCCATCAGCAGCAGCGTGGTCGGCAGACGCTCGAAAATGAGATCCTTGACCGGCCGCTCGAAGGCCACCGACCAGCCGAGGTCGAGCCGGCCGAGCGCGGCGACATAGAGCAACAGGCGGGAGACAAGCGATTGATCGAGCCCATACTGGGCGCGCAATCCGGCGGCCAGCGCCGCGTCGCCACCGCCTGCCGAGAGCAGATAGGCGTCGACGGCGTCGCCCGGCGCGGCCTCCAGCAGCAAGAAAGTGGCGACCACGACGATCAGCAGCACAGGAATGGCGCTGAACGCCCGCCGCCTGACGAGGATCAGGGCGCGATGCAAGCTTCAAGTCTCCCGGCTGCTTTCCGGCTTGGAAGCCGAGGCATCTGGACTACCATTCTTGAAATGCTCCAGCGGCATCAAAGCAAGGAAAAATATTCTCTTTGCAGGCGGTGGGGCACGGCGACGTTGCACGCGCCCCAATGCCTCCATGTTGCCTCGAAAGCCACGCCGGTTATAAGTCCGACGCCTAATACAGGGTATCGATGACCCGTTGCGGCAGAGCCTTGTCGTAGGCTTTGCCGTCGATTTCATTGTGGGATAGTTCCCTGAGGATGTCCCCGGCGCTCGGCAAGGTCGATCGATCGACCCTGCTCTTTTCGTTCCACAACTCTGCCCTGACAACGGCCCTGCTGCACTGAAAGAAAACCGTGTGCACTGAAACGCGAAGGACCGATACCGGAGGCCTGTTTCCCATTGCAAACCGTTTGAGATAGTCCGGGCGGATGGATATTTCCGCCGTTCCATTGACGCGTATGGTCTCCCCTATGCCGGGGATAATGAACAGCAAGGCCACTCTGGGGTCGGCGATGATATTGCGAAGACTGTCTATTCTGTTGTTACCGCGCCGGTCAGGCAGAATGAGCGTCTTTTCGTCCTCGACATGTACGAAGCCGGCCGGGTCACCGCGAGGACTTGACTCGACGCCATTCGGGCCAACGGTGGAAAGGATCGCAAAGGGCGCGGCCTCGATAAAGGGTCGGTAGACGGCATGTATGTGATCGGTCTGCTTGGCAATCGCTCCGCGCCCCACTTCGCCGTAAAGCCCCTTCAACTCCTCAACCGTCGTTATGCAATCTCTTTCGTCCATGGCTCTCTCACTCAATGGAGGTCCGTTAGTTGTCTGCCAAAGTCACGTTAGGGTCCAGACCTCGCGACCTGCACAGGCTTTCCGACGGGCGATTCGAACGGATTTCGCCGCGGCATCAGGAGTAGCTTCCCTGAAGCCTCCACCGACTTCAAACCAGGGAAAAACAATCCCATTGCAGGTGGAGGAGCGAAGCGACGTTGCAGGCGCTTCGGCGAGCAGACATGTTGCAACCCGAGATCGGGCAGAAGGATTGAGCGATGACGGGTGACTACACTGTGAGCGTCGAGATACCCAGCGTCGACGATTATTGCCGCCTTCGCCGCGTCTCGGGCCTCACGCCACGCAGCGAGGCTGCCGCGAGGGTGGGCCTGCCGAACACCGTGGTTGCCGTGCTGGCGAGATGCGGTGACCATGTCGTCGGCATGGGGCGCGCCATCGGCGACGGGCTTTGCTATCAGGTCGTCGATATCGCCGTGGACCCTGATCATCAGGGGCGCGGCCTCGGCAAGGCGATCGTTTCCCGCCTGATGGACGAGCTCAAGCAGCTCGCGCCGGCGGAAGCCTACGTCAGCCTGATCGCCGATGGCGACGCCAAGCATCTCTATACCCAATACGGCTTCGAACCCACCGCGCCCGCATCCATCGGCATGGCCCAGTGGATCGGGATGGAGCCTTGAGCTCTTCCTACGGGGAAGGGAACGATTTCAGTACAGCCAACAATCTCGCCCTGAAGCATACCTTTCTACTGGAGGCTTCTCAATTATTTCAATTGTGTTAGCGTAGACCAACGCCGAATTTATTCCATAAAAGATCAAAATGTGCAATTCATTTATAACAACAATTATTATGTACTTCTCGACAATAAGTCTATGTTTTTCTATGGAACCAAATAAGAATGAACTTTCGGCTATGTCATTCCAGACAATAAGGCATATCACAGCCGATGCGCTCAATCCGTTCTTAGCGAGCATCGGCCAATTTCAAGTTGTTTCATTTGGTACAGCCCCTCGAGATCCGCACATTGACCATAGAAATGATAAGATACTTGTGCGTATCGGAGATTCAAGGCTGTCGCCTGTCTCTGGTGTATATAGCAATTGTACAGCGAATTCTGATATTAGAACAATAATTTGCGACGCAAGGATCGTGGACGACATAATAGATGATTTTCATTTAGATTTGGGTTCAAATAGTCTTGAATTATACAGGACATTAATATTAAGACTAATTCTAGCGCATGAACTAGGGCATATCATTCTAAAGCACGGATTCGCTGCATATCATGGTGATGAAACAGGCTTTTCTGTATTTCGCTATATGAAATATAGCAAGGAGCTAGATGCGGATAAATTTGCGGTAAAATTGATAGACTCCGCAAGACTAGACTTTAATGCGCAGTATGGCGTGATTTCTGATATTTTGAATTCAGTAATCTCAAAGAACCTGTGTCCAGAAACATTTCCAAACTGGTGTCCTTGTCCTGGTTACTCAGATCCGACTCTGTGCAGCAAGATTCCGATAGGTCCTGGATTACCCGTTTACAGCGGCGAGAGTTTTCGCATTGAGCTGAAGGGCACACATCCGGACTTCTTGGTTCGCTTTGCCCGATTTTTGATTCTGTCAAAATCCAAGGCTGCTAGGATAATGTACGCAAAAGATGCCCGGTTTATAATCGATAACACGTTTATAAATTCAGGCATCTATTTGGAGTCGCTATCAATTCTGGATAGTTCAAAATAGTTATATTTTTTCTTTTCCAAATTCTGAGGGCGTGTTAGTTACTTCATAAGCATCGATTGGATTTGGGGCCGACATTATGGATCTCAATCGCAGAGCTGCACTCATACT is part of the Pleomorphomonas sp. PLEO genome and encodes:
- a CDS encoding ABC transporter permease, which produces MHRALILVRRRAFSAIPVLLIVVVATFLLLEAAPGDAVDAYLLSAGGGDAALAAGLRAQYGLDQSLVSRLLLYVAALGRLDLGWSVAFERPVKDLIFERLPTTLLLMGSATALSFGLGSLLGVVAGSRPGSFRDRALSIGALTLYAIPGFWLGLVLVLIFSVSLRWLPIAGIETIASGKHGLARGLDIARHLALPVAALGFIYLALFLRVMRTAMAEIWRQDFILAARAKGLTRRRIIWRHVARAALLPLITVLGLQSAGMLGGSVVIESVFAIPGFGRLAQEAVAGRDAPLLIGIILTSAVLVILVNLVVDLLYAVLDPRIGASETSA
- a CDS encoding pyridoxamine 5'-phosphate oxidase family protein, which gives rise to MDERDCITTVEELKGLYGEVGRGAIAKQTDHIHAVYRPFIEAAPFAILSTVGPNGVESSPRGDPAGFVHVEDEKTLILPDRRGNNRIDSLRNIIADPRVALLFIIPGIGETIRVNGTAEISIRPDYLKRFAMGNRPPVSVLRVSVHTVFFQCSRAVVRAELWNEKSRVDRSTLPSAGDILRELSHNEIDGKAYDKALPQRVIDTLY
- a CDS encoding GNAT family N-acetyltransferase, which codes for MTGDYTVSVEIPSVDDYCRLRRVSGLTPRSEAAARVGLPNTVVAVLARCGDHVVGMGRAIGDGLCYQVVDIAVDPDHQGRGLGKAIVSRLMDELKQLAPAEAYVSLIADGDAKHLYTQYGFEPTAPASIGMAQWIGMEP